The following are encoded together in the Citrus sinensis cultivar Valencia sweet orange chromosome 1, DVS_A1.0, whole genome shotgun sequence genome:
- the LOC102626689 gene encoding protein NRT1/ PTR FAMILY 1.2-like, which yields METNTNQEMTKSKKGGLRTMPFIIANEAFEKVAGVGLHANMIFYLILEYHMSGPEGANVLFLWGAISNFLPIIGASISDSFLGRFRVIALGTFTALLGMILLWLTAIIPAARPPKCNPFIEICPAAKPRQLGFLFSSFVLMSIGAGGIRPCSLAFGADQFHNPDNPNNERILQTFFNWYYASVGLSYMASITLIVYIQDKAGWVVGFGVPVGLMLFSTVMFILGSSLYIKPKANKVLFTGFGQVISAAWKNRHLPLPPTDADRWYYYKGSKLTAPTEKLRFLNRACVVQNREKELDLDGKAIEPWKLCTVKQVEELKAIIKVLPIWSSGIMIAVTISQYTFPQLQAKSMDRHIFSEKLKIPPGSFGVFAILTLTIWVAIYDRVVVPLLSKFTNRPRGLSYRQRIGIGLAISCVAMAVAALVERKRRSAAIREGLADNPEGVVALTAMWLVPQNCLIGLAEAFNAIGQIEFYYSQFPKTMSSIGVALLSLGMAVGNLVGSLIVTILNRVTGSGGKVSWVSTNVNRAHYDYYYWILCILSVVNFFYFIACSWAYGSCEDIKVWDEGEAMKEHEMPPTKESPIVHPRT from the exons ATGGAGACGAATACCAATCAAGAGATGACCAAAAGCAAAAAGGGTGGCCTTAGGACCATGCCTTTTATAATAG CAAATGAGGCGTTTGAGAAGGTTGCAGGCGTCGGGCTTCATGCTAATATGATATTCTACTTGATACTAGAGTATCATATGAGTGGTCCTGAAGGAGCTAACGTTCTATTCTTGTGGGGCGCCATATCAAATTTCCTGCCCATTATTGGAGCTTCTATTTCTGATTCTTTCTTGGGTCGCTTCCGTGTCATTGCACTCGGAACATTCACCGCCCTTCTT GGCATGATTCTGCTATGGTTAACAGCCATTATTCCAGCGGCCAGACCGCCGAAATGCAACCCGTTTATAGAAATTTGTCCGGCTGCAAAGCCACGGCAACTGGGGtttctcttttcttcatttgtgCTTATGTCAATTGGAGCTGGTGGCATTAGGCCCTGCTCATTAGCCTTTGGTGCGGACCAATTTCACAATCCTGATAATCCCAATAATGAGAGGATATTGCAGACCTTCTTCAATTGGTATTATGCTTCGGTTGGACTCTCCTATATGGCTTCGATCACACTCATAGTTTACATTCAGGACAAAGCTGGTTGGGTTGTAGGTTTTGGAGTTCCTGTAGGCCTCATGTTATTTTCTACAGTAATGTTCATTCTGGGTTCTTCACTATATATTAAACCAAAAGCAAACAAGGTCTTATTCACTGGATTTGGCCAAGTTATATCCGCAGCCTGGAAGAACAGACACCTGCCTCTCCCACCTACGGATGCTGATAGATGGTACTATTACAAAGGTTCAAAGCTTACTGCACCAACAGAGAAACTGAG GTTCCTGAACAGAGCTTGCGTAGTCCAAAATCGAGAGAAAGAGTTGGACTTAGATGGAAAGGCTATAGAGCCATGGAAACTTTGCACAGTAAAACAAGTTGAAGAGCTAAAAGCAATAATTAAAGTTCTACCCATTTGGTCTAGTGGCATCATGATTGCAGTAACCATAAGCCAATATACATTCCCTCAGCTACAAGCTAAAAGCATGGACAGGCACATCTTCAGTGAGAAGCTGAAAATCCCACCAGGCTCTTTCGGTGTGTTTGCAATACTCACTTTGACCATATGGGTAGCAATCTACGATCGAGTTGTAGTTCCCCTGCTTTCAAAGTTTACCAACAGACCAAGAGGACTCAGCTACAGGCAACGTATCGGAATTGGCCTAGCAATTTCATGTGTGGCCATGGCAGTTGCAGCTTTGGTTGAGAGGAAGCGACGAAGCGCAGCAATCAGAGAAGGATTAGCTGATAATCCTGAGGGGGTTGTGGCATTGACAGCAATGTGGCTAGTGCCACAGAATTGCCTCATTGGTTTAGCCGAGGCTTTTAACGCAATTGggcaaattgaattttattattctcaatTTCCTAAGACTATGTCCAGCATTGGTGTAGCTCTGTTGTCGCTTGGGATGGCCGTTGGGAACTTAGTTGGGAGTTTAATTGTGACAATTCTTAATCGTGTGACTGGAAGTGGAGGAAAAGTGAGTTGGGTTTCGACTAATGTTAACAGGGCTCactatgattattattattggattCTCTGCATTTTGAGTGTCGTCAATTTCTTCTACTTTATAGCTTGTAGTTGGGCTTATGGGAGTTGTGAAGATATCAAGGTTTGGGATGAAGGAGAAGCCATGAAAGAGCATGAAATGCCTCCGACGAAAGAATCTCCAATAGTACATCCTCGTACTTGA
- the LOC102626982 gene encoding protein NRT1/ PTR FAMILY 1.2-like, whose amino-acid sequence MHVRKFYTGSFIYNLIIINSIIINLSNTTNVSVNESFEKVASYGLLPNMIFYLMNGYHVEAANGASMLSIWSSISNFLAIVGAFLADSYMGRFWVILLGSFSSLLGTTTLWSTAMIPQLKPAPCNQLVSSNCSSATPAQFAILLSSFALISIGAGCVRPCSIAFGADQLDNKDNPKNKRVLETFFNWYYASTSVSGMLAFTIIVYIQDHLGWKIGFGVRAILMVLSTLMFLFGSHLYIKVQPDKSLFTSFIQVIVASLRKISLYPSSNTVNYYHAKDSNYVTPTDNLRFLNKACMIENPEEDLNPDGTASNPWKLCSIGQVESLKALLRITPMCSTGIIILLSLNQQTFATLQAKTMDRHISPSFQIPAGSFTVFTIITVTLWIAIYDRAVVPILVKFTGHPRGLSPKMRMGIGLLLSAVSMAAAAVVENKRRKFAIDQGLVDEPQKVMDMSAMWLIPQFSLIGLAEAFNAIGQIEFYYSQLPKSMSSMAMAIFTLGMAVANLLGGLLVKIVDRVTRKHGKESWLSSNLNKGHLDYFYWLLMAMCLVNFGYFLVCCWAYGPSVDVAEMPTDKMPERNEDTSGIREPPTV is encoded by the exons ATGCATGTACGCAAGTTTTATACAGgttcatttatatataatttgataataattaattccATAATCATTAATTTGTCCAATACAACAAACGTTTCAGTGAATGAATCATTTGAGAAGGTTGCGAGCTACGGGCTGTTGCCAAATATGATATTCTACTTGATGAATGGTTACCATGTTGAAGCTGCAAATGGAGCAAGCATGTTGTCCATTTGGTCTTctatttccaattttttggCTATTGTGGGTGCTTTTCTTGCTGACTCTTATATGGGTCGCTTTTGGGTCATTCTTCTTGGTTCCTTCTCTAGTCTTCTT GGCACGACTACTCTATGGTCGACAGCCATGATCCCGCAGCTAAAGCCTGCTCCATGCAACCAGCTTGTTAGCAGCAATTGCAGCTCCGCAACACCAGCTCAATTCGCAATCTTGCTTTCCTCTTTTGCTCTCATATCAATTGGTGCTGGCTGCGTGAGACCTTGTTCCATTGCCTTTGGTGCTGACCAATTAGACAACAAAGAcaatcccaaaaataaaagagtactGGAGACTTTCTTCAACTGGTACTATGCCTCAACAAGTGTATCCGGGATGCTCGCATTTACAATTATTGTCTACATTCAAGACCATTTAGGATGGAAAATCGGATTCGGTGTCCGTGCAATTCTAATGGTGCTTTCAACTCTAATGTTCTTGTTTGGTTCTCATCTTTACATTAAAGTGCAGCCTGACAAGAGCTTGTTCACCAGTTTCATTCAAGTCATTGTTGCTTCCCTtagaaaaataagcctttaTCCCTCGTCAAATACTGTGAATTACTATCATGCCAAAGATTCAAACTATGTCACTCCAACTGACAACCTAAG GTTTCTTAACAAAGCATGCATGATCGAAAATCCTGAAGAAGACTTAAACCCTGATGGGACAGCATCAAATCCGTGGAAACTCTGCAGCATAGGCCAAGTAGAATCACTGAAAGCACTGCTAAGGATCACCCCAATGTGCTCTACTGGGATCATAATTCTACTTAGCTTAAACCAACAGACATTTGCTACACTCCAAGCTAAAACTATGGACAGACACATCTCTCCAAGCTTCCAAATCCCAGCAGGATCATTCACAGTATTCACTATTATTACAGTAACACTTTGGATTGCCATATATGACCGAGCAGTCGTTCCAATTCTAGTTAAATTTACTGGACATCCCCGGGGACTTAGTCCAAAAATGCGCATGGGAATTGGTTTGCTGCTATCCGCAGTGTCAATGGCTGCGGCTGCAGTTGTGGAGAACAAGAGGAGGAAATTTGCAATTGATCAAGGGTTGGTTGATGAGCCTCAGAAAGTGATGGATATGTCAGCTATGTGGCTAATACCGCAATTTAGCTTGATTGGTTTGGCCGAGGCTTTTAATGCAATTGGACAGATTGAATTTTACTACTCTCAGCTTCCCAAGAGCATGTCTAGCATGGCTATGGCTATTTTTACTCTTGGAATGGCTGTTGCAAACTTACTAGGAGGCCTTTTGGTGAAGATTGTTGATAGGGTTACAAGGAAACATGGCAAGGAGAGTTGGCTATCAAGCAATTTGAACAAGGGTCATCTTGATTATTTCTACTGGCTTCTAATGGCCATGTGTTTGGTTAATTTCGgatattttcttgtttgttgTTGGGCTTATGGACCTTCTGTGGATGTGGCAGAAATGCCGACGGATAAAATGCCagaaagaaatgaagataCATCTGGAATTAGAGAGCCACCAACGGTTTGA